In a genomic window of Paracoccaceae bacterium:
- a CDS encoding SPFH domain-containing protein, whose product MEIETFILSLIENSLVFLLLAALLIVLVVKAVKIVPQSEKYVIERFGRLRAVLGPGINLIVPFIDRVAHEISILERQLPNASQDAITKDNVLVQVETSVFYRITEPERTVYRIRDVDAAIATTVAGIVRAEIGKMDLDEVQSNRSQLITTIKALVESQVDDWGIEVTRAEILDVNLDQATRDAMLQQLNAERARRAQVTEAEGSKRAVELAADAELYASEQNAKARRILADAEAYATQVVAHAINENGLEAAQYQIALKQVDALNALGAGDGKQTILVPAQAIEAFGDAFKLLKGRVT is encoded by the coding sequence GTGGAAATTGAAACCTTCATCCTGTCCCTGATCGAAAACTCACTGGTGTTTTTGCTGCTGGCTGCCCTGTTGATCGTTCTGGTGGTCAAGGCGGTGAAAATCGTGCCGCAATCAGAGAAATACGTGATTGAGCGTTTTGGACGCCTGCGCGCCGTGCTGGGGCCGGGGATCAACCTGATCGTGCCCTTCATCGACCGCGTGGCCCATGAAATTTCCATTCTGGAGCGGCAATTGCCCAATGCCAGTCAGGATGCGATCACCAAGGATAACGTGCTGGTGCAGGTGGAAACATCCGTTTTCTATCGCATCACGGAGCCTGAGCGCACCGTCTACCGCATCCGCGATGTAGACGCGGCGATTGCCACAACGGTCGCTGGCATTGTGCGTGCAGAAATCGGCAAGATGGATCTGGATGAAGTGCAATCCAATCGCTCGCAGCTGATCACGACCATCAAGGCCCTGGTCGAAAGTCAGGTAGATGACTGGGGCATCGAAGTTACGCGCGCCGAAATCCTTGACGTGAACCTCGATCAGGCAACGCGCGATGCGATGTTGCAGCAGCTCAACGCGGAACGCGCGCGCCGCGCACAAGTGACAGAGGCCGAAGGGTCCAAACGCGCCGTGGAACTGGCCGCAGATGCGGAGCTCTATGCTTCCGAGCAAAACGCAAAGGCCCGCCGGATCCTGGCGGATGCCGAGGCCTATGCCACGCAGGTCGTGGCCCATGCGATCAACGAAAACGGCCTTGAAGCGGCGCAGTATCAGATCGCGCTGAAACAGGTGGATGCGTTGAACGCACTTGGCGCGGGCGATGGTAAGCAGACCATATTGGTCCCGGCGCAGGCGATTGAGGCCTTTGGCGACGCGTTCAAGTTGCTGAAGGGGCGCGTCACATGA
- a CDS encoding protein-glutamate O-methyltransferase CheR — MMNNLTSETGIDPDSFKAIAELAYRESGLILAVEKTSMIQSRLRHRLKALSLSNFSEYSTLVCSDSGFDERRHMISALTTNVSHFFREKHHFDILEEQLRSTLLPKLKAGGSVRIWSAGCSNGQEAMSIAMTLLEIEPEIEKLNVKVLATDIDAQVVSFAADACYPERLTSGIPTALSHKYFDQKDSGGERFFCASNSLKSLISYRELNLLNEWPMRQQMDVIFCRNVVIYFDQKTQNKLWPRFRQLLTREGFLFLGHSERIPEPQDAGFQTYGPTTYKPAA; from the coding sequence ATGATGAATAACCTGACATCAGAAACTGGTATTGACCCTGATAGCTTTAAAGCCATCGCTGAGTTGGCTTACCGTGAAAGCGGGCTGATATTGGCCGTTGAAAAAACTTCTATGATTCAATCCCGCCTGCGTCATAGACTGAAAGCTCTCAGCCTCTCGAACTTTTCCGAGTACAGCACTTTAGTATGCTCTGACAGTGGTTTTGACGAGCGTCGGCATATGATTTCGGCACTGACCACAAACGTGTCTCATTTCTTTCGAGAGAAACATCATTTTGATATACTTGAGGAGCAATTGCGCTCTACGTTGCTTCCAAAATTGAAAGCTGGCGGTTCGGTAAGGATTTGGTCGGCCGGCTGTTCCAACGGTCAAGAAGCCATGTCAATCGCAATGACCCTTTTGGAAATCGAACCCGAGATCGAAAAACTTAACGTAAAGGTATTGGCAACAGACATAGATGCGCAGGTTGTAAGTTTTGCAGCCGACGCTTGCTATCCTGAGCGCTTGACGTCAGGAATACCTACTGCGCTGTCACATAAGTACTTTGACCAAAAAGATAGCGGTGGCGAACGTTTTTTCTGTGCATCTAATTCGCTAAAAAGTTTGATTTCTTATCGGGAGTTGAACTTGTTGAACGAATGGCCAATGCGCCAGCAAATGGACGTTATCTTTTGCCGAAACGTGGTAATTTATTTCGACCAGAAAACTCAAAACAAATTGTGGCCCCGCTTTCGTCAATTGCTAACGCGGGAAGGATTTCTATTTCTTGGCCATTCCGAACGTATTCCTGAGCCACAAGACGCCGGATTTCAAACCTACGGGCCAACAACCTACAAACCAGCCGCTTAA
- a CDS encoding methyl-accepting chemotaxis protein encodes MIGKAGFINVEPRAILSLFRENSSGIFPPKPPRFNASLTSSRLERGCINGVGRMPPKMKTDETVKGPSLDYTLHETQTKIAPTRLAAMQILIYNMELSNDEESNVTAEDFLDAKSKLREGYDAAKDFQSYFLTTHELDLPESLSDTLGELVVALEELVRITDRCSVADGEIKGFRPSPTMYDLCCTRIAKGVNAFSDELRVFFLELNDKGKVDALDRVNTIAMEIGKIGRVINMVATNASIVAARAGDAGKGFNVIADEVKVLSTRVSSLSVSLTDRLHVN; translated from the coding sequence ATGATTGGCAAAGCGGGTTTCATCAATGTCGAGCCGAGGGCGATATTAAGCCTATTTAGAGAGAATTCGTCTGGGATTTTTCCGCCAAAACCGCCTCGGTTTAACGCAAGTTTAACTTCAAGCCGACTAGAGAGAGGGTGTATTAACGGAGTTGGCCGGATGCCCCCTAAAATGAAGACCGATGAAACAGTAAAAGGTCCCTCGTTGGACTATACACTGCATGAAACGCAGACGAAAATAGCGCCGACGCGTTTGGCCGCGATGCAAATTCTCATCTACAACATGGAACTGAGCAACGACGAAGAAAGCAATGTCACGGCGGAAGATTTTCTAGATGCCAAGAGCAAGTTGCGCGAAGGGTACGATGCGGCAAAGGATTTTCAATCCTATTTCCTGACCACGCATGAGCTGGATCTGCCGGAGTCCTTGTCAGATACGCTTGGTGAACTTGTGGTTGCTCTTGAAGAACTGGTGCGGATCACCGACCGGTGCTCTGTCGCGGATGGAGAAATCAAGGGCTTTCGACCAAGTCCAACGATGTATGATCTTTGCTGCACGCGAATTGCCAAGGGCGTCAATGCGTTCAGCGACGAACTGCGCGTCTTCTTTCTTGAATTGAATGACAAAGGCAAGGTGGATGCGTTGGATCGCGTCAATACCATTGCCATGGAGATCGGAAAGATCGGGCGGGTCATAAACATGGTCGCAACGAACGCTTCCATTGTGGCGGCACGGGCGGGCGATGCCGGCAAAGGATTCAATGTAATTGCTGATGAAGTCAAAGTGCTGTCCACGCGCGTTTCATCTCTATCAGTTTCTTTAACCGATAGATTGCATGTAAATTAG
- the tgt gene encoding tRNA guanosine(34) transglycosylase Tgt has product MSFSFDLQATDGKARTGVIATPRGDIRTPAFMPVGTAATVKAMMPGSVRETGADILLGNTYHLMLRPTAERIDRLGGLHKFMNWERPILTDSGGFQVMSLAALRKLTEKGVTFKSHIDGSKHEITPERSMEIQRLLGSDIVMCFDECPALPATRDTIAESMRLSMRWAQRSRDAFGDRPGHALFGIQQGGLERDFRAESAQALVDIGFDGYALGGLAVGEGQAAMFGVLDFAPDMLPKDKPRYLMGVGKPDDIVGAVARGIDMMDCVLPSRSGRTGQVFTRRGVVNIKNARHADDPRPLDEKCGCPACQNYSRAYLHHVFRSQEIISSMLLTWHNLRYYQDLMAEMRAAISLERFDDWQSGFHQCRAEGDIKPI; this is encoded by the coding sequence ATGAGTTTTTCGTTTGATTTACAGGCCACAGATGGCAAGGCCCGCACCGGGGTGATTGCGACGCCGCGCGGGGATATTCGCACGCCCGCTTTCATGCCGGTTGGCACGGCGGCCACGGTCAAGGCGATGATGCCCGGATCGGTACGTGAAACCGGTGCCGATATATTGCTGGGCAATACCTATCATCTGATGCTGCGCCCGACGGCGGAGCGGATTGATCGCTTGGGCGGATTGCACAAATTCATGAATTGGGAGCGGCCCATCCTGACGGACTCGGGCGGATTTCAGGTCATGAGTTTGGCGGCTTTGCGCAAGCTGACCGAAAAGGGCGTGACCTTCAAAAGCCACATTGACGGGTCCAAGCACGAAATCACGCCCGAGCGGTCGATGGAGATCCAGCGCTTGTTAGGGTCCGATATTGTGATGTGTTTTGATGAGTGTCCCGCACTGCCCGCGACCCGCGACACCATTGCGGAAAGCATGCGCCTGTCGATGCGATGGGCGCAAAGATCGCGCGATGCATTTGGCGACCGGCCGGGGCATGCGCTGTTTGGCATTCAGCAGGGTGGTTTGGAGCGTGATTTTCGAGCAGAGAGTGCGCAGGCTTTGGTCGACATCGGATTTGACGGCTATGCGCTGGGCGGGCTCGCCGTGGGCGAGGGGCAGGCGGCCATGTTCGGCGTTCTGGATTTTGCACCCGATATGTTGCCCAAAGATAAACCCCGTTATTTGATGGGCGTTGGCAAGCCTGACGATATTGTCGGTGCGGTGGCGCGGGGCATTGACATGATGGACTGCGTTTTGCCGAGCCGTTCCGGGCGCACGGGTCAGGTTTTCACTCGCCGCGGTGTCGTCAATATCAAAAACGCGCGCCATGCTGATGATCCGCGCCCTTTGGATGAAAAATGTGGTTGCCCTGCTTGCCAGAATTACAGCCGCGCTTATTTGCATCACGTCTTTCGAAGCCAGGAGATCATCTCGTCTATGCTGCTGACCTGGCATAATCTGAGGTACTATCAGGATCTTATGGCGGAAATGCGTGCTGCGATCAGTTTGGAGCGCTTTGATGATTGGCAAAGCGGGTTTCATCAATGTCGAGCCGAGGGCGATATTAAGCCTATTTAG
- the lon gene encoding endopeptidase La: MQEPLNASYPVLPLRDIVVFPHMIVPLFVGREKSVRALEEVMADDKQILLSSQIDPGVDDPDSDGIYKAGVLANVLQLLKLPDGTVKVLVEGQARVRITEYLENESFFEARAEYLTEMPGDVATTEALLRTVSDEFERYAKVKKNVPEEALAAVGESSEPAKLADLVAGHLGIEVNQKQDLLETLSVSERLEKVYGLMQGEMSVLQVEKKIKTRVKSQMERTQREYYLNEQMKAIQQELGDGEDGKNEVAELEAKIAETKLSKEAREKADAEIKKLKNMSPMSAEATVVRNYLDWMLSIPWGVKSRTKKDLGRAQKVLDDDHYGLDKVKERIVEYLAVQQRSAKLKGPIMCLVGPPGVGKTSLGKSVAKATGREFIRISLGGVRDESEIRGHRRTYIGSMPGKIIQALKKAKTTNPLILLDEIDKMGQDFRGDPASAMLEVLDPEQNSTFVDHYLEVEYDLSNVMFLTTSNSYNMPGPLLDRMEIIPLAGYTEDEKREIARQHLVPKQIKNHGLKAKEFVLEDSAITEMIRTYTREAGVRNLEREIAKVARKSLTRIVKKQAETVTVTDENIDDFLGVKKFRYGLAEKEDQIGVVTGLAYTSVGGELLSIEALRLPGKGRMKTTGKLGDVMKESIDAASSYVRSISPKIGVKPPKFDKIDIHVHVPDGATPKDGPSAGLAMVTSIVSVLTQIPVRKDIAMTGEVSLRGNAMPIGGLKEKLLAALRGGITTVLIPEENAKDLVEIPDNVKSNLKIIPVRHASEVLEHALVRTPEAIEWDQEAEEAAAAASIASRNDNSDTAIAH, encoded by the coding sequence ATGCAAGAGCCTCTGAACGCCTCCTACCCAGTACTACCTTTGCGCGACATTGTGGTTTTTCCCCATATGATCGTGCCCCTTTTTGTCGGGCGCGAAAAATCCGTGCGCGCATTGGAAGAAGTCATGGCGGATGACAAACAGATTTTGTTATCCAGCCAGATTGATCCCGGTGTCGATGACCCCGATAGCGATGGCATCTACAAAGCCGGAGTGTTGGCGAATGTGTTGCAATTGCTGAAGCTGCCTGATGGCACTGTAAAAGTGTTGGTGGAAGGACAAGCGCGCGTCCGCATAACTGAATACCTTGAAAATGAAAGCTTTTTCGAAGCAAGAGCCGAATATCTGACTGAGATGCCGGGCGATGTTGCGACGACTGAAGCACTGCTGCGCACGGTATCGGATGAATTCGAACGTTATGCCAAAGTAAAAAAGAATGTTCCGGAGGAGGCGCTGGCGGCCGTCGGCGAGTCATCCGAGCCAGCAAAGCTTGCTGATTTAGTTGCTGGTCACCTTGGAATTGAAGTCAACCAGAAGCAAGATCTCCTTGAAACTCTTAGTGTGTCTGAGCGTTTGGAAAAAGTATATGGCTTGATGCAGGGCGAGATGTCCGTTTTACAAGTCGAAAAGAAGATAAAAACGCGTGTTAAGTCCCAGATGGAACGGACGCAACGCGAATACTATCTGAATGAACAGATGAAGGCGATTCAACAGGAACTGGGGGATGGTGAGGACGGCAAGAACGAAGTTGCTGAACTTGAGGCAAAAATTGCCGAAACTAAGCTGAGCAAGGAAGCGCGGGAGAAGGCTGACGCCGAGATAAAAAAGCTCAAGAACATGAGCCCAATGTCCGCTGAAGCAACCGTTGTGCGCAATTATCTGGATTGGATGTTATCCATCCCGTGGGGTGTGAAATCGCGCACGAAGAAAGACTTGGGACGCGCTCAGAAAGTGCTTGATGACGATCACTACGGTCTCGACAAGGTCAAGGAGCGGATTGTTGAATATTTGGCCGTGCAGCAACGCTCTGCCAAGCTCAAGGGTCCGATCATGTGCCTGGTTGGACCGCCTGGTGTTGGTAAAACGTCACTTGGAAAATCTGTCGCCAAGGCGACGGGGCGTGAGTTCATTCGCATCAGTTTAGGGGGCGTTCGGGATGAATCCGAAATTCGTGGACACCGCCGGACTTACATTGGATCTATGCCAGGAAAAATCATTCAAGCGTTGAAAAAGGCGAAAACCACCAATCCGCTTATTCTACTCGATGAGATTGATAAAATGGGTCAGGATTTCCGCGGGGATCCTGCGTCGGCAATGCTTGAAGTACTTGACCCTGAACAGAACTCTACTTTTGTGGATCATTATCTGGAAGTGGAATACGACCTGTCAAACGTGATGTTCCTGACAACATCAAATAGTTACAATATGCCCGGCCCGTTACTGGATCGCATGGAAATCATACCGCTTGCGGGCTACACGGAAGACGAAAAGCGTGAAATCGCGCGTCAACACCTTGTGCCAAAACAAATCAAAAACCACGGGCTCAAAGCGAAGGAATTCGTACTTGAAGACTCGGCGATCACAGAAATGATCAGGACGTACACGCGTGAGGCGGGTGTGCGAAATCTAGAACGCGAGATCGCAAAAGTTGCGCGTAAATCATTGACCAGAATTGTAAAAAAGCAAGCTGAAACAGTAACTGTAACTGATGAAAATATTGACGATTTCCTCGGAGTGAAGAAATTTCGGTACGGTCTTGCTGAAAAGGAGGACCAAATTGGTGTTGTCACGGGTCTAGCCTATACATCTGTTGGGGGGGAGCTTCTAAGTATCGAAGCACTTCGATTGCCGGGTAAAGGGCGAATGAAGACCACTGGAAAGCTTGGCGACGTTATGAAAGAGTCGATTGATGCAGCGTCGAGTTACGTACGTTCCATTAGCCCCAAAATCGGCGTTAAGCCACCGAAGTTCGACAAAATCGATATACACGTTCATGTGCCTGACGGGGCCACGCCGAAAGACGGTCCAAGTGCTGGATTGGCGATGGTCACTTCTATAGTGTCTGTACTCACGCAGATTCCGGTGCGCAAAGATATCGCGATGACAGGCGAAGTGTCCTTGCGCGGAAATGCGATGCCTATTGGGGGTTTGAAAGAGAAGCTGTTGGCAGCACTTCGCGGGGGCATCACTACCGTCCTTATTCCGGAAGAAAACGCTAAAGATCTAGTTGAAATACCAGATAATGTGAAATCCAACTTGAAAATTATTCCCGTCCGCCACGCGTCCGAGGTCTTAGAGCATGCCCTAGTACGCACGCCGGAAGCCATTGAATGGGATCAAGAAGCAGAGGAAGCTGCCGCAGCCGCCAGTATTGCCTCGCGGAACGACAATTCCGATACCGCAATTGCACATTGA
- a CDS encoding response regulator, with translation MSLRDQLRIMVVDDMSTSRGLITQALDAFGIRNVATAENGVDALKALATSPVHLVISDYNMPQMDGLQLLHQLRASPKTKGVGFILITGRAEQQIVDHGKKLGMNNYLKKPFEQDGLRNCIEAVVGRL, from the coding sequence ATGTCACTGCGTGATCAATTGCGCATCATGGTTGTAGATGATATGTCCACCAGCCGTGGGCTAATAACGCAAGCCTTGGATGCATTTGGGATCAGAAACGTCGCTACGGCCGAAAACGGCGTCGACGCGCTGAAAGCGCTGGCGACGAGCCCTGTCCATCTTGTAATTTCCGACTACAATATGCCGCAGATGGATGGCCTACAACTGCTCCATCAATTGAGGGCGTCACCGAAAACAAAAGGCGTCGGGTTTATACTCATAACAGGGCGAGCTGAACAACAAATCGTGGACCATGGCAAAAAACTGGGTATGAATAACTATTTAAAAAAACCTTTTGAGCAAGATGGGCTTCGTAATTGCATTGAAGCTGTGGTTGGGCGTCTTTGA
- a CDS encoding chemotaxis protein CheW produces MNDKESPATIELLTFQLADQEYSLDIMSVREIRGWTRTTPLPHAPSYMKGVINLRGTVLPVMDLSERLGLEPQKQTDRNVIIVVNHDDVMTGLLVDAVSDIIALTADDLQPPPEMQPGSTSNVVSSLTLIDERMIRVLDLSSIVLSVQSSAA; encoded by the coding sequence ATGAACGATAAAGAATCCCCTGCCACCATTGAACTGCTGACCTTTCAACTCGCTGATCAGGAATACTCACTGGACATTATGTCAGTTCGAGAAATCCGGGGTTGGACTCGTACAACGCCGTTACCACACGCGCCTTCATACATGAAAGGTGTTATTAACCTTCGTGGGACTGTACTGCCTGTCATGGATCTATCCGAGCGACTTGGATTAGAACCGCAAAAACAAACTGACCGTAACGTGATTATTGTCGTCAACCATGATGATGTGATGACCGGCTTATTGGTTGATGCAGTTTCGGACATTATTGCGTTGACGGCAGACGATCTACAGCCCCCACCGGAAATGCAACCAGGATCGACGTCAAATGTTGTCAGTTCACTGACTCTGATCGACGAGCGAATGATCCGTGTACTTGATCTCAGTTCAATAGTTTTGTCGGTGCAAAGCAGTGCCGCATGA
- a CDS encoding pentapeptide repeat-containing protein, protein MTDQDHLDRINALTHNARSTWFALLAALVFVGITLMGVEHIDFYGVDRATQLPLVNVEVPTRYFFVAAPILIAAIYGYFHLYLIRLWDALGAAPARINGIRLGDAVTPWLVTDAALHFRRRMRRDNSTTPRTLEGGAMLLNFLLAWGFGLIILYFTWQLSMPARTFWMTAIAAICFAASIITGASSIAMMARRMRRPAGSAPPALWATGGQVLGLLIGGVALLWTSHQQTEGPITRLAHLDLSGENIVERPAGWLSHGDARAEFRADWCRREAVEDCSDLGTREAAFAAEFERRRDAAIADMRRPDWHVPSGRPTDMDFRNAILANSFLTGANLSEAQMEGAFLWGAQMEGAFLWGAQMEGANLSSAQMEGADLWGAQMEGANLSSAQMEGADLWGAQMEGADLRRAQMEGADLRRAQMEGADLRRAQMERAMFDYTRLTGVKTAYIHLQETNLSMSTNHGGMLRFVDLTGADFDGGTDFRNAFLDGSVRMTDAFRQQMGDPCQWHDDVIEDDEIFYGRWRGWIEVGPFNTYALQIWESIAPEGFEGVEAIEPDQGCTWKTGPMPDTDTQ, encoded by the coding sequence ATGACCGATCAGGACCACCTCGACCGCATCAACGCGCTCACCCACAACGCACGCTCCACATGGTTCGCGTTGCTGGCAGCCCTTGTATTTGTCGGCATCACGCTCATGGGCGTGGAGCACATCGATTTCTACGGCGTCGACCGCGCCACGCAACTGCCCTTGGTCAATGTGGAGGTGCCGACGCGGTACTTCTTCGTGGCGGCGCCAATCCTGATTGCGGCGATCTACGGCTACTTTCACCTCTACCTGATCCGCCTCTGGGACGCGCTGGGGGCGGCCCCTGCCCGTATCAACGGCATCCGGCTGGGCGATGCGGTAACCCCCTGGCTGGTCACGGACGCCGCCCTGCACTTTCGCCGCCGGATGCGCCGTGACAATTCCACGACGCCCCGCACGCTGGAAGGGGGCGCGATGCTGCTGAATTTCCTGCTCGCCTGGGGCTTCGGGCTGATCATCCTCTATTTCACCTGGCAGCTTTCAATGCCCGCGCGCACCTTCTGGATGACCGCGATTGCCGCGATCTGTTTTGCCGCCTCGATCATCACCGGTGCCTCCAGCATTGCCATGATGGCCCGCCGCATGCGCCGCCCGGCGGGAAGCGCGCCGCCTGCGCTCTGGGCGACCGGCGGTCAGGTGTTGGGCCTCCTCATCGGTGGGGTGGCTCTGCTCTGGACCAGCCATCAGCAGACCGAAGGGCCCATCACACGCTTGGCGCACCTCGATCTGTCCGGCGAAAATATCGTGGAACGTCCGGCCGGGTGGCTGAGCCACGGTGACGCGCGCGCAGAGTTTCGCGCGGACTGGTGCAGACGCGAGGCTGTGGAAGACTGTAGCGATCTGGGGACTCGCGAAGCAGCTTTTGCCGCTGAATTCGAGCGCCGACGTGACGCAGCCATCGCCGATATGCGCCGCCCCGACTGGCATGTGCCATCTGGACGACCAACGGACATGGATTTTCGAAACGCCATTCTGGCGAACAGTTTTCTCACGGGGGCGAACCTCAGCGAGGCGCAGATGGAGGGGGCGTTCCTCTGGGGCGCGCAGATGGAGGGGGCGTTCCTCTGGGGCGCGCAGATGGAGGGGGCGAACCTCAGCAGCGCGCAGATGGAGGGGGCGGACCTCTGGGGCGCGCAGATGGAGGGGGCGAACCTCAGCAGCGCGCAGATGGAGGGGGCGGACCTCTGGGGCGCGCAGATGGAGGGGGCGGACCTCAGGAGGGCGCAGATGGAGGGGGCGGACCTCAGGAGGGCGCAGATGGAGGGGGCGGACCTCAGGAGGGCGCAGATGGAGCGGGCTATGTTCGATTATACGAGATTGACAGGAGTCAAAACGGCGTACATCCATTTACAAGAAACAAACCTGAGCATGAGCACAAACCATGGCGGCATGCTCAGGTTTGTTGATCTGACCGGTGCTGACTTTGACGGCGGCACCGATTTCAGAAACGCCTTTCTCGACGGCAGTGTGCGCATGACAGATGCGTTTCGCCAACAGATGGGTGACCCGTGCCAATGGCATGACGATGTTATCGAAGATGACGAAATCTTCTATGGAAGGTGGCGCGGTTGGATTGAGGTCGGACCATTCAACACCTACGCGCTGCAGATTTGGGAATCGATCGCTCCGGAAGGCTTCGAAGGCGTAGAAGCGATTGAGCCAGATCAAGGCTGCACTTGGAAAACCGGACCAATGCCGGACACCGACACCCAATAG